The Terriglobales bacterium genome includes the window AAGTGAAATAAGCGAAAGCTTATGTACACGCCCAATGCCAGCAACGACAGAATCAAGCCGATGGTCCAGGCAGCGATCAGCAAAGTCATAAGGCGTCACCTCCGACGTCGGAAATCGGAGATACCCAACAGGCGCCTCGTTCAAATTCACTCTGTCCGGCACCCATCATGGGTCGCGTGTCGTTCAACAAGTGCGCAACAGCAAGTAAAGTTTGGGTTTCAAAGACGTGACTGATGGCCTCGTTCAGCGATAAGTGGCCGCGTTGCATCGGCCGATATGAGAACACCGCCGCGTGAAAGTGACCGAACAAGTCGGAGTCACTGCTCAGCGCGCGAAGCATTGGCTCCAACTTAGAGCACTCTTGAGCGCACGCCACACCGGCAACGATAGCGACAGTACGGTTGAATGCGCGTTCCGGTGTGAACGACAGCCAATCCCCGATCTCCGGATACCTGAACCTGTTCGCACCTGCATTGACCGGGGATTGCCTCAAAGCAGCACCAACAATTCCGGCTACCTCGGCGATCATTACCATCCCGACCAACCGGTCCTGGTTCAGTGACACGACATAACGGACAAGTTCTGCCAGAGGAAGCGGTCCCCGGTTGCGTCGCGCTTCAAACCGGAGCAGGTGGCCAAAGTCCCCTTCGCAGGAAATTCCGTAGAGGACCTGTACTTCGGGTCGATCCTCATGGGTACAAATCAGATAGTCGGGAGCGCTCGCGGCTTCGGTGGGCTGGTACGCTGCCCCGTGGCCGACAGCGATGAATTCCCCGAAACGGTCATGACAATCATCGAAATCGCTGCCCAAAGCGCCGAGGCCAAGCGCAAACCGGCAAGGTGCTAAAGGCCGGCATTGGCGGCTTGAGAAAGCGGATGCGAAAAGCGGGTCGGTCTCACCATACAAACGGCATTGCAGATTCGCGACGGAGGCCACGTCGTATATCTCGTAATCTGCAACTTCGGTTTCCACGCGTCGCGGGACAACAGCGCTGACTGGCACTGCGAGAGTACTCTCAGCGCATAGTACCGGCACCAGATTTACCTGCCTGAGTACGTCGGTCACGCGCCGCGACATGCGCACTACAACGAAAGATCCACCAATCGAGCGCAGTTGGTTGTAGCAGCGCACCAATACGCCGATGCCGGCGGAACTGATGTAGTTCACGTCCGCCAAATCCATCCGCAGGTCGCGCGCTCCGTCTGCGACGATCTGGTCCAGATTCTGGGCAAAAAGACCAGACCAGTTGTTGTCGAGACGTCCACTTACGTGAACACCGATGGTGTCACCGAGAGGATGAACGGATAACTCCATCTTCGATTAGCTCCTGTGCCGATTGCACCAGATCCGGCGGCAAACTCAGATCCAATGCACGCGCCGCATCCAGATTGACGACGAACTTCGTCCGGTTGAAATTTTGGAACGGGGTCTTCGCAGGCGTATCGCCACGAACGATGGCAACCGCGAGGCGTGCGGCCTCACGACCCGCATCGCGGTAATCGCGGGCAGCGACGAGCAGAGCGCCATCTTTGGCCTGTGCCTGCTGGAAAGCGAACACGGGAATGTGCGCCCGCTGCGCCGCCCGGCTGATACTTCCAAAACCAGCCGCGGTTAGGTTTCCGGGCACCTGGCAGATCGCATCCACATCCCTGGCCGTCAAAGCCGTGGCCGCGTCCGCAATCTCAGTCGCTGTGCTCACCGGTACCACCTCTAACTTGTATCCGGCCCGGCGCGCCGCGGCCTCCAAGTTGGTGGTGTGGAACACCATGTTCGACTCCGCCGGCACGAACAGCGTTCCAAGAGTGCGGACGTGCGGAAACCAACGCTTGATCGCTGCAATGAGGTCGTCGTATGCGGCGCCCGTGCTGACGCCGGTCACGTTGGGCAAATGGTCTTTCTCGCTACGGCCTGCGCCGGCAGCAACAGCACTGGCAACGTATGTGAAGACAATCGGTGTCGACGAGGGTGCGCGCCGAATGGCGGCCTGCAAGGTAGGAGTTGAGAACGTAACTAACAGGTCGGCATGGTCGTTGACTGCGGCGTCGACTAAAGCGCTTACGGTTGCCATATCGCCCTGCGCATTGACGACCCGGGCTTCGTAATCACGGCCTTCCGTGAGTCCGCTATTGCGCAGACCTTCAAGCACACCGTCTTCCGACTCCTGCACATCCACCACGTTGTTGTACTGGATCAGGAAAATCTTCCAGCGTTTGCCGGGCCCGGAAGAAGTGCGTGTGCGCTGGCCCATATCCGATAGAAGCAAGACGGTGGACGCAGCCAGGATGAGAACGGTGCCGAGTAGTAGATTGCGGTGCAGCTTTGCCGCCACGGTCCCTCCTCGCCGTATGTGCGAAACACGAGGTCCCGAAAACTTGAGGGGTAGAAAAATGGGCCGGAACTGCGCGCAGGCGTGCGAGAAACGGGACTCGCCTTCGCACTCTGCAAATCAGCACGATTGTAGCGATATCTCAGCCGTGTGCAGCACAAGAGCGTTGCTTTGGCAGGAGTGGAGTCCCGAAATGGGACGCGCAACTCCGTCCATCATTGCCTCGTGCTGATCGGGTTGAGCAGTGATCACCTGCGCAAAATCAGAGCATCACCTAGGGACGCGTTGTCTTTGAAGGCAAGGTTCGTACGATCAACAAGGCCACGAGCGGGACAGCAATCGCGTAAATGTACTGTGTACGCGAGACGCCAATGCCGAATGGAAACCAGATGCCCGGCACGCCGATCGGGTCGAGTTCGCCGCCGAATAATGCCGTCGTGATCGAGGCTAACGTAAGGAGCGCCAGAGTCCGCATCGGTCCGCTGCGAATAATGCGCGCGGCTATCACGACAAACAGCATGATCGACCCGATCCGACTGGCGCTTGTGAAAGTCGCCGATTCAATCGTGGCGCCGATAGCCCCGACCACCGCCAGCAGCACAGCCGTCACATCGACAGTTCGCCACGGACGCAGGGGCCATCGGTTCCAGGCTAGCGTCCAGGCAGCCACCGCAGGCACCCACATCACTGTCGCCAGCCAGCTATAGGTAACAATATCCATCAGGTCAGTCCATGCGACGATCGCGTTGTTGAGCCTCCTGGCTGCCATGAGTGCAAGCGCGATGCTGGCAAAGATCAGGAAACTCTTTTGGCTGCTGCGGGACCTGCACCAGAGTGCCAAGCCGATGACCGCCAACATGGCGATCGGCTCGATCAGATCGACGATGTAACCGGCGATGGTTCTGTTCCATTGCACGCGGTGAAGTGCCTCGCCTAGTGGCCGCGGAGCCAGTATGGGCGGGCTGTGCATGCCGCCACTGTCTGCACTGCGCCCGGAACCGGGAAGCATGTACGCGCGGACGGCGAGAACGCCACGAGTACCGGCCGCATCGGCGGGTAGGGCGAACCTCAGCGGCCGTGTGCCGACCAGGCGCGGGTCCGGGCCGAGCCTGCCCGATCCGCCCAGCAATTGGCCATTCCAATACAGTTCGTAGCCGTCCTCGACGAGCGTCGGCCCGAGGATCTCCCACGACTCGCGGCCGGCCGGTACTGTCACGGTGCGCCGGTACCAAGCGTAGCCTTGGTAGCCGGGATGACCCTCCGCCATCCACCCACCGACGTAATCGGGCAGACCCACGTCGCCATCGTGGCTGCCCGGCGAGGCGGTCATATCAATTGTCTGCCAAGCGCTATCGTCTGCGTTGACGTCCGCCCAGTGTGGGTCATCGCCCGTATGAAAGCGCCAAGGGCCATCGAGCAGAGTAGCTGTGGCGCGGAGCGCCGGCGGATCAGGGCGGCCACCGCTCGCCAACGCGGCAATCACGATGGCCAATGCCAATAACGTCGCTGCAACGATGCCGAAAATCAGTTTGCGCTGTGTTGTGTCCATGGAGGTCGCTGTCGTTATAACCATATGACGTCGTATTATACGGTTAGACTTCATAACCGCATAAAATACAATCTTAGGGTTATGTTGGACGGCCGCCATGGACAGCGGAAACTACCAATATCAATTTGTCGCCGGAAACCTTGCGCTCGATTTCGTCAACACAGTCGCATATCGAGCGGATCCCGTGAAGAAAAAGGACCGCCTGCAACATAGCGAGGATGTGCGACGGTGGGCTAATCAGGCTCGGTTACCAGACCGGGATGCAATCACCTCCGGTCCCCTTGCGCCTAGGGAATTGCGGCGCATCCGCGCCGTCCGCGAACAGCTTTTTGCAGTTTTCCATGCAGTGGCGAGCAATGACCCGATCCCGGCGGACATACTTGCCCGGGTTGGTGATGCCTTACGCGATTGTTGCGCCAGACGATGTTTGTCCATTGAGGGGGCGGAGGTTCGCTGGACCTGGCGACCTAGTGCGCGCGGCACGGACTATTTGCTCTATCCCGTCCTCACGGCAGCAACCGATCTTCTCATCTCGGATGCGCGCGGTCTGGTTCGTCAGTGCGAGGACGCAGGTTGCGGCTGGCTGTTTTTGGACCGTTCCAACGCCCGCAAAAGGCGGTGGTGCAGCATGGCTGACTGCGGGAACCGTAATAAGGCACGAAAACACTACCGGCGCGAGGCTGGTTTGATCTAGCGGTCCAGATCATCGGAGTAGGGATCGGCAGAGTAGTTCGCCAAATTGGCAACTGCCGCCAGGAGGCAGAGAGCACTGGAAGAATAACTGCCGAGAAGGTCAGGCTGGGTAAGCCACAGAAAAGAAATGGTGGACCTGGTCGGGATCGAACCGACGACCTCTTCCATGCCATGGCGTCGGAAAGGCAGCCGGGGGTTTATTTTCAAGTGGTTAGCAACTGGAGGATTGGCCGGAAACCGGTATATTCGGCGGTATTTCCGGCCAATTTCCGGCCAAATCTAAAACGTGAGATGAATGCGGGCTGCATGGGCGGGGGCTCTGCAAGCCAAGTAACTTACGAGCTCAAATTTCTTGTCATCTAGTTCAACGCTACAGTCCGCGTACAGCAGCAACGCCTCTGCTTGAGATTCCGAAGTCTTGTTATGTTCCTCGAAGCGAGTGATGCGAACTGCCCCGAATTCGAGGCTCAGCGGGTGGTCGCGACAATAACGCCTGGTTTTCTAACTTCTCATCGCCAGCTTTTCTGGCCAGGCGCTTTTCTTTTGTGCCGCATTGTGGATTCCTTTGTTACGGGCTTGCCACACAGGCGGACAGAGCAATCGTGAAACTGTTCGCGATCCCGCTGCCCCTCCCAATGAGCTCTTAGGTCCCTAAGCTCCCGCAGCCGATTTCAAGCTCTCGAAATGCGACTTGTCTATTCGATCGAAACTCAAATTCTCTTGAGCTATGCGAATCGAGTCACGCCACAATGGCAGGATTTGAGAAGCTAGTGCCTCGCCCAAGCGACATCTCCGACATTCACGTTTGTGTTGGCAAGTTCGTCGATATCTCTTACATCGAACCCAAATCCTTCAGGTGTTGGTAGTCCTGCGACTTTTACTGCCACGATCACCCCGATAATGTGTACCGGTCCAGTGACATTTAGAGATGGAGCCGCGTCCCTGGGAACTGGAAGTGTAAGCAACGGTACCGCCACA containing:
- a CDS encoding STAS domain-containing protein, which encodes MELSVHPLGDTIGVHVSGRLDNNWSGLFAQNLDQIVADGARDLRMDLADVNYISSAGIGVLVRCYNQLRSIGGSFVVVRMSRRVTDVLRQVNLVPVLCAESTLAVPVSAVVPRRVETEVADYEIYDVASVANLQCRLYGETDPLFASAFSSRQCRPLAPCRFALGLGALGSDFDDCHDRFGEFIAVGHGAAYQPTEAASAPDYLICTHEDRPEVQVLYGISCEGDFGHLLRFEARRNRGPLPLAELVRYVVSLNQDRLVGMVMIAEVAGIVGAALRQSPVNAGANRFRYPEIGDWLSFTPERAFNRTVAIVAGVACAQECSKLEPMLRALSSDSDLFGHFHAAVFSYRPMQRGHLSLNEAISHVFETQTLLAVAHLLNDTRPMMGAGQSEFERGACWVSPISDVGGDAL
- a CDS encoding ABC transporter substrate-binding protein — encoded protein: MAAKLHRNLLLGTVLILAASTVLLLSDMGQRTRTSSGPGKRWKIFLIQYNNVVDVQESEDGVLEGLRNSGLTEGRDYEARVVNAQGDMATVSALVDAAVNDHADLLVTFSTPTLQAAIRRAPSSTPIVFTYVASAVAAGAGRSEKDHLPNVTGVSTGAAYDDLIAAIKRWFPHVRTLGTLFVPAESNMVFHTTNLEAAARRAGYKLEVVPVSTATEIADAATALTARDVDAICQVPGNLTAAGFGSISRAAQRAHIPVFAFQQAQAKDGALLVAARDYRDAGREAARLAVAIVRGDTPAKTPFQNFNRTKFVVNLDAARALDLSLPPDLVQSAQELIEDGVIRSSSR
- a CDS encoding ABATE domain-containing protein, which codes for MDSGNYQYQFVAGNLALDFVNTVAYRADPVKKKDRLQHSEDVRRWANQARLPDRDAITSGPLAPRELRRIRAVREQLFAVFHAVASNDPIPADILARVGDALRDCCARRCLSIEGAEVRWTWRPSARGTDYLLYPVLTAATDLLISDARGLVRQCEDAGCGWLFLDRSNARKRRWCSMADCGNRNKARKHYRREAGLI